The Actinobacillus suis ATCC 33415 DNA segment TTATACCGCTTGTTTTATTTATAACGAAAAGAAGAAAATCCAGTGCAAAAGCTAATCAAACAACGATCTAAACTCACATCTATAAAATTATCAGAACATCCTTTACTAAATCGACTCTATCAAAGTCGTGGTATCTCTTCGCCTCAGGAGTTAGAGCGAACCTTGCAATTTTTACATAGACCCCATCAATTAGCGAATATTGATGCGGCGGTTGAGTTGTTGGTAGATGCCTATAAGCAACAATTACGCATTATTATTGTTGGAGATTTTGACGCGGATGGTGCAACCAGTACATCATTGGCAATTTTGGCATTACGTCAATTAGGCTTTGAAAAGGTTGATTATCTGATTCCGGATCGTTTTTCACAAGGCTACGGTCTAAGTCTGGCGGTTGCTGAAATGGTATTAGCCAAAGGTGCAGATATTGTGATGACAGTGGATAACGGTATTTCTTCCTTTGAAGGAATTGATTTTCTAAAAGAGCACGGTATCAAAGTTTTAGTTACCGATCATCATTTACCGGCAGAAAGCTTGCCGAATGCGGATGCGATGGTGAATCCGAATTTGGCGGATTGTACTTTCCCTTCAAAATCTTTAGCCGGAGTGGGGGTAGCGTTCTATGTGATGTTGGCACTTCGAGGCAGAATGCGTGAATTAGGATGCTTTAAAGAGCAAGAACCTAATTTAGCGGAATTATTGGATCTTGTTGCATTGGGAACAGTAGCGGATGTGGTTCCGCTTGATCATAATAACCGAATTTTAGTTCATCAAGGATTAAACCGTATTCGTTCGGGGCATTGTCGAGCAGGTATTCGTGCTTTAGCGGAAGTGTCTAAGCGAGATTTATCTTCTCTACAAGCTAGCGATTTAGGTTTTGCAATTGCCCCTCGTTTAAATGCGGCAGGACGTTTGGAAAATATGTCGTTAGGCGTAGAACTGCTCATTGCAGAGAATATGGAGATTGCACGTCAATTAGCATTTGAATTGGATAGCCTCAACCAAACCCGTAAAGAGTTTGAGCAAGAAATGAAGACGGAAGCCTTGGCAATTTGCGCAAATTTACCGAGTTTGATGCAAAAAGAACAAGCGCACGGTATTGTGTTATATCAACCGGATTGGCACCAAGGTGTGATCGGGATTTTAGCTTCACGTATTAAAGATCAATTTCATCGGCCGGTCATTGCGTTTGCACAAGAGGGTGAAAACAGTGAATATTTGAAAGGTTCGGCACGTTCAATTGCCGGATTACATATGCGTGATTTATTAGAACGTATAGATTCATTATATCCGGATTTAATTATTAAATTCGGTGGGCATGCGATGGCAGCAGGTTTAACAATTCATCAAGAGAATTTTTTACGTTTTCAAAAAGTATTTGATGAAATTATTAATGAAATAATTGAACCGGAACAATTACAAGGTGTCATTTATACGGATGGGGAATTAGCACCATCTGAATTAAATATCGAAATAGCGGAATTATTACAGCAGGCGGGGCCTTGGGGACAAAACTTCCCAGAGCCTACGTTTGAAGGTGAATTTCGTTTATTGCAACAGCGTATACTAGGTGGTAAACACTTAAAGTTAATGGTCGAGCAACCTAACGGTGGATTATTTGATGCAATTTGGTTTAATGCCGATTTGCGTTATTTTCCTGATTTATCGATTAAACAAGTTAAATTGGTTTACAAACTTGATATAAATGAGTTTAGAGGGAATAAAAATTTACAATTAAGAGTCGAGACATTAATTATTTAGTTTATTCTATTTCTAACCCTAGAATAAAATAATATTGTGTTGTAAAATCTGCTCGCCTATATACCGATGGATGGTATTTAGAACATATGAATGAAGTTTTTAATCTAACAAGGAACAACCAACGATGAAAAATACGACTGTTTTTCGCGGATTGTTATTATCTGGTATCGCATTAGCCGTAGCTGCTTGTGGTAACTTAAGCAAAGTGACTGATGAAGGTACGACAGAAAATCCAGTATTCCCAAAAATCTCTGAATCAGAATTCAACCATGATGGTTCACAATTCGGTTCATGGCCAAACTGGGAAAACGTTCGTCAAATCGAACGTGGTATGAACAAAGACCAATTATATAACCTAATCGGTCGCCCACACTTTGAAGAAGGCTTATATGGCGTTCGTGAGTGGGATTATGCATTTAACTATCGTGAGAATGGCGTGCACAAAATTTGTCAATACAAAATCTTATTTGACAAAAATATGAATGCCCAAAGTTTCTTCTGGTATCCGAATGGCTGTAATGGTAACTCATCATTTAACTTAAGCGGTGACTTCTTATTCGATTTCGATAAAGACACATTAACTGCGAAAGGTAAAGAAGTTGTTGATAGTGTTGCGACACAATTAAAATCATCTGGTGCGCAACAAGTTAAAGTTGCAGGTTATACAGACCGCTTAGGTTCAGAAAAATATAACTTAGATTTATCACAACGTCGTGCGAACATGGTGAAATCACGTTTAGTTCAACAAGGCGTAACAGCACAAATTAATGCTGTTGGTTATGGTAAAGCAAGCCAAGTTAAAGCGTGTGATGGTGAGTCAGGTCAAGCATTACGTGATTGTTTACGCCCTAACCGTCGTGTAGAAATTTCTGCAAACGGTGGCGTGTTAAAACAAAACGAAGGTGGTAATGTTGCAGGTCCTAACGGTCCAACGCCACTTTACCAAACTCCACAATATAACAGTAATAAATAATCTACTGTTTCGTGAGAACATAGAGTAAAATATAAGGGCAATCAATTTTGATTGCCCTTATTTTTTCTTACCACCCTGTAATAGGAGAATTTTTATGCGTTATCAAGCGGTTGCTTTTGACTTAGATGGGACTTTACTTTCACCAAATGCGGTTATTTTAGAATCGAGTAAGCAAGCCATTCAAAAGGCACGAGAGAAAGGCGTAAAAATTTTCTTTGTAACAGGCCGTCATCATACGGCCGTTCGTCCTTACTATGCGGAAATTGGTTTGGATACGCCAGTTGTTTGCTGCAATGGTACTTATTTATATGATTTTCAACATGATAAAGTGCTGTCAGGTAACCCATTAACTGCAGAGCAAGCTTCCGGTTTAATTAATCAAGCGCAAGCGTTGGGTATTCATACGGCGGTATATTTTCGTGATGCAATGACTTATGAGCAGCTTAATCCGCATTTCACCAAGTTTCAAAAATGGGTACAATCTTGTCCGGAAGCTGTGCGTCCAAATGTTCATCAAGTTGAGAAATTTCAGCAAGAGATTGATAAAGGTACTACGGTTTGGAAAGTGTTAATTAGTGATACGGACTTAGCTAAAATGCAAAGTTTTGTTGAAAAATTACCGCTTGATCAATTTAGCCCGGAATGGTCTTGGGTGGATAGAGTGGATATTACCAGTGTCGGTAATAGTAAAGGCGCAATGTTGGCAGAATTGCTAAAAATTGAAGGAATTGATCCGCAAAACGTAATTGCATTTGGTGACAATTTCAATGATATTTCTATGTTAGAACTGGTTGGTTTAGGTATCGCAATGGGTGGTTCTGAGGCTGAAGTTCAGCAACGTGCGGATAAAACAATCGGCTCAAATAATGAAGACAGTATTGCCAAAGAATTAACGGAATTACTTAATTTATAATGAATAAACTGGTTAATCATCCTAAGTATTCTATTGCTCGCCGCATTGGATCTTATTTTCTCGTCATGATCGCGTTTGCCTCTTTAATTAGTGGTATTTCATTAGGCATTATGTGGAGTAATAAATCTGATGCGGGGTTGATTAATGTTTCCGGCTCATTGCGGATGCAGAGTTATCGTTTCCTCTACGAAATGGAGCATCATCCGCAATCTATTCCGACTCGTTTAAATGAATATCGTCAAAGTTTGAATTCGCCTGAAATTCAAGATTCTTTAGCGCATAAATGCCTGTTACCGAAAGAAGTTACAGAGGCTTATGTCAAGCTGCAAGAAAGCTGGCAAGAAATGGAATCTTTTATCGTTAAGCGAGATAGAAGCTCTTATGAAGCCAATATTGAGGGGTATGCGAACCAAGTTAATAATTTCGTATGGTTGTTACAAGAATTTGTTGAGCTAAAATTAAAGGTGGCAATTGGCGTGATTGCGGTTTCTATGCTATTGATTATTGCCTTAGCTTATTTTGGCGTATGGTACACTCGAAAACGCATTATTAGACCGCTTGACCAGCTAGTGACAGCAAGCCAACAAGTAAAAAACGAAGATTTTGACCATATTCAGCTAGCGGTAAATGAGCCGAACGAATTAGGGTTTCTTTCTTCCGCATTTACCCAAATGGCAAGCGATTTAGCTAAATTATATGCTTCTCTTGAAGAGAAAGTTGAGGATAAGACCCGCCGTTTGATGTCGGTAAATCGTTCTCTGTTGGTATTATTCCAATGTTCTCAGCTGTTAACGGCAAAGCCGGTTAATCAAAACGTCTTATTTCAAGTGTTACAAACTGTGCTTGATAATGAACAATTACGTGGAATTGAGATTCAAGTGTATGGAGCGGATTATTGGAATGTGACCATTGATAATGCACCGGCACAAGATTGGCGTTATAACGAAATCGCCATAGAAAACGAGAAAATTGCGTTATTACGTTGGAAACCATCGTTATTGTGTCCTGATGAACGTTTAATCCAAAACGTATCGGAAATGATTGGGCGTAGCCTGTATGTTGTGCAAGTGCAGAAACAGCAACAACAGTTAGTATTGATGGAAGAGCGCTCAATTATTGCACGAGAACTGCATGACTCATTAGCGCAATCACTGACGTTTTTTAAAATCCAAGTGAGTCTATTAAAACGTAATGGTGAAACCAAACAAGATTGGGAAAAACAAAAAGCGATCTTAGATGACTTTGAAAAAGCGCTGAATGAAGCATATAGTCAGTTACGAGAGTTACTTTCTACGTTCCGTTTGACTATTGAGGAGGCTAATCTTACTCATGCATTGGAGCGAGTATTAGATTCATTACGTATTCGAACATCGGCTCAAATTCGTCTGAATTGTAAACTCCCTTCACAAATTTTTAGTGCGCAGCAACAAGTTCATGCTTTACAGATTGTGCGTGAAGCGGTGATTAATGCGATTAAACACGCTAATGCGAGCGCAATCGATGTGATTGCTGAAACTAATGCGGATGGTGAACATTGCTTGATTATTCGTGACAACGGCAAAGGCATTGCAAGCGATATTGAGCCGGAAGGGCATTATGGGCTGACGATCATGAAAGAACGCACCGCTGAGTTAAAAGGCGAGTTTAGTATCAAGAACCGTTTGGAAGGTGGTGTTGAGGTCATGGTTGTATTACCAAATATGATTACCGCATAATTTTTATAAAGGAAGGCACTAAATGCAGATTCGAAAATCGACGGAAGCGGATTTCGAAACCATTTTAAATATTTACAATCAAGCGATTCCGACTCATCAAATTACGGCGGATTTGGAATTGGCGACCCCGATTAATCGCCGAGCTTGGTTTGATTTTCATTTAACCAGCGAACAATACCCGATTTGGACGGTAGAAGACGAAAACGGCATTGCCGGCTGGTTTAGCTTTTCGCCGTTTTACGAGCGACCGGCGTTTGTGCATACCTCTGAAATTAGTATTTATTTAGACGGTAGTGCTAAAGGTAAAGGCTACGGTTCGAAGATCATCAAGTTTATGCAAGCGGAAATGCTGAAACATAATATTCATACTCTGATGGCATACGTGTTCGAATTGAATCAAATCAGCCAAAATCTAATGCGTAAGCACGGCTTTGAACAGTGGGGCAGATTTCCGCATATTGCCAATATGGGCAAAGATGAACAAGGGCAGGACAAATGGCGTACGTTATTGATGATGTCTTATCAAAAAGGCATTGAATAAGCGGTCATTTTTTATCAAATTTTTGCAAAAGGATCATAAATGGAACAAACTAAAGTCGTGTTAGCCACAGGAAATAAAGGTAAAGTCAAAGAAATGGCGGATGTATTAGCGCAATTTGGCTTTGATGTGGTGGCGCAAAGTGAATTCGGTATTGAATCACCGGAAGAAACCGGTTTGACTTTCGTTGAAAATGCGTTGTTAAAAGCACGTTATGCTTCAAAAATGACCGGATTACCGGCAATTGCAGATGACTCAGGTTTAGCTGTAGACGCACTGGGTGGCGCACCGGGGCTTTATTCCGCCCGTTATGCAGGTGAAGACGGCAATGATGAGGCAAATCGCAAAAAATTATTAGCCGAACTGCAAAATGTTGCGGATGAAAAACGTGGGGCGAAATTTGTAAGTTGTATCGTTTTTCTGCAACACGAAACTGATCCGACACCGAAAATTGCCTTAGGCGAATGTTTCGGTGAAATTTTACGTGAAGAACGCGGTCAAAACGGTTTTGGTTATGATTCGCTGTTTTTCTACCCGCCTAAAAATTGTAGTTTTGCCGAGTTGGAAACCAGCGAGAAAAAGCAAATTTCACACCGTGCGATTGCATTGGATGTATTAAAACAACAGTTACTAAAGTAAGCGAAGTCACGTTTACGAGGAGAAAATATGATTATTACCACCACACCAACAATTGATGGTCATCAAATCACTGAATATAAAGGTTTAGTGTTTGGCGAAGTGGTTTCCGGTGCGAATTTTATTCGTGATTTTTTTGCGAGTATTACCGATGTGATTGGCGGGCGTTCGGGCGCTTACGAAAGCAAGTTAAATAGTGCCAGACAAGAAGCGTTAGCCGAATTGGAAAAAGAAGCGAAACGTGTCGGTGCCAATGCAGTGGTGGGTGTTTCAA contains these protein-coding regions:
- the recJ gene encoding single-stranded-DNA-specific exonuclease RecJ; amino-acid sequence: MQKLIKQRSKLTSIKLSEHPLLNRLYQSRGISSPQELERTLQFLHRPHQLANIDAAVELLVDAYKQQLRIIIVGDFDADGATSTSLAILALRQLGFEKVDYLIPDRFSQGYGLSLAVAEMVLAKGADIVMTVDNGISSFEGIDFLKEHGIKVLVTDHHLPAESLPNADAMVNPNLADCTFPSKSLAGVGVAFYVMLALRGRMRELGCFKEQEPNLAELLDLVALGTVADVVPLDHNNRILVHQGLNRIRSGHCRAGIRALAEVSKRDLSSLQASDLGFAIAPRLNAAGRLENMSLGVELLIAENMEIARQLAFELDSLNQTRKEFEQEMKTEALAICANLPSLMQKEQAHGIVLYQPDWHQGVIGILASRIKDQFHRPVIAFAQEGENSEYLKGSARSIAGLHMRDLLERIDSLYPDLIIKFGGHAMAAGLTIHQENFLRFQKVFDEIINEIIEPEQLQGVIYTDGELAPSELNIEIAELLQQAGPWGQNFPEPTFEGEFRLLQQRILGGKHLKLMVEQPNGGLFDAIWFNADLRYFPDLSIKQVKLVYKLDINEFRGNKNLQLRVETLII
- a CDS encoding OmpA family protein, producing the protein MKNTTVFRGLLLSGIALAVAACGNLSKVTDEGTTENPVFPKISESEFNHDGSQFGSWPNWENVRQIERGMNKDQLYNLIGRPHFEEGLYGVREWDYAFNYRENGVHKICQYKILFDKNMNAQSFFWYPNGCNGNSSFNLSGDFLFDFDKDTLTAKGKEVVDSVATQLKSSGAQQVKVAGYTDRLGSEKYNLDLSQRRANMVKSRLVQQGVTAQINAVGYGKASQVKACDGESGQALRDCLRPNRRVEISANGGVLKQNEGGNVAGPNGPTPLYQTPQYNSNK
- a CDS encoding pyridoxal phosphatase, whose amino-acid sequence is MRYQAVAFDLDGTLLSPNAVILESSKQAIQKAREKGVKIFFVTGRHHTAVRPYYAEIGLDTPVVCCNGTYLYDFQHDKVLSGNPLTAEQASGLINQAQALGIHTAVYFRDAMTYEQLNPHFTKFQKWVQSCPEAVRPNVHQVEKFQQEIDKGTTVWKVLISDTDLAKMQSFVEKLPLDQFSPEWSWVDRVDITSVGNSKGAMLAELLKIEGIDPQNVIAFGDNFNDISMLELVGLGIAMGGSEAEVQQRADKTIGSNNEDSIAKELTELLNL
- the narQ gene encoding nitrate/nitrite two-component system sensor histidine kinase NarQ yields the protein MNKLVNHPKYSIARRIGSYFLVMIAFASLISGISLGIMWSNKSDAGLINVSGSLRMQSYRFLYEMEHHPQSIPTRLNEYRQSLNSPEIQDSLAHKCLLPKEVTEAYVKLQESWQEMESFIVKRDRSSYEANIEGYANQVNNFVWLLQEFVELKLKVAIGVIAVSMLLIIALAYFGVWYTRKRIIRPLDQLVTASQQVKNEDFDHIQLAVNEPNELGFLSSAFTQMASDLAKLYASLEEKVEDKTRRLMSVNRSLLVLFQCSQLLTAKPVNQNVLFQVLQTVLDNEQLRGIEIQVYGADYWNVTIDNAPAQDWRYNEIAIENEKIALLRWKPSLLCPDERLIQNVSEMIGRSLYVVQVQKQQQQLVLMEERSIIARELHDSLAQSLTFFKIQVSLLKRNGETKQDWEKQKAILDDFEKALNEAYSQLRELLSTFRLTIEEANLTHALERVLDSLRIRTSAQIRLNCKLPSQIFSAQQQVHALQIVREAVINAIKHANASAIDVIAETNADGEHCLIIRDNGKGIASDIEPEGHYGLTIMKERTAELKGEFSIKNRLEGGVEVMVVLPNMITA
- a CDS encoding GNAT family N-acetyltransferase, translated to MQIRKSTEADFETILNIYNQAIPTHQITADLELATPINRRAWFDFHLTSEQYPIWTVEDENGIAGWFSFSPFYERPAFVHTSEISIYLDGSAKGKGYGSKIIKFMQAEMLKHNIHTLMAYVFELNQISQNLMRKHGFEQWGRFPHIANMGKDEQGQDKWRTLLMMSYQKGIE
- the rdgB gene encoding RdgB/HAM1 family non-canonical purine NTP pyrophosphatase; translation: MEQTKVVLATGNKGKVKEMADVLAQFGFDVVAQSEFGIESPEETGLTFVENALLKARYASKMTGLPAIADDSGLAVDALGGAPGLYSARYAGEDGNDEANRKKLLAELQNVADEKRGAKFVSCIVFLQHETDPTPKIALGECFGEILREERGQNGFGYDSLFFYPPKNCSFAELETSEKKQISHRAIALDVLKQQLLK
- a CDS encoding YbjQ family protein, with the translated sequence MIITTTPTIDGHQITEYKGLVFGEVVSGANFIRDFFASITDVIGGRSGAYESKLNSARQEALAELEKEAKRVGANAVVGVSMEYQSMGGDKGMFIVVATGTAVVIR